The region tgaaatCGGTGAGCTATCTGAATCTCTCTGGGAACTTGTTCAAGGGTTCCGTTTTAGGTGTGTTTGAAGGGGCATTGGAGGTGGTGGATTTGAGCAGGAATCAGTTTCAAGGCCACATTCCACCTCAGGTAAATCCCACCTCCACTTTCAATTGGTCGAATTTGCTGTATTTGGATATGTCGGAGAATGAGTTGAGTGGTGAGCTTTTCTTCACTGGATTGCATCACTCTATGAAGCTTAGACACCTTAACCTTGCACACAACAGATTCACCAAACAGGACTTGTTTATCAATGCTGATGTGCTCACACATTTAGACTATCTGAATTTGTCTGCAACCGGTTTGGTTGGTGAGATTCCTAGCAACATCTCAAGCCTAACTAGTTTAGCAACCCTTGATCTCTCTGATAACCATCTCAGCAGCCACATTCCGCCTCTCGTGTCGAAGAGCCTCAAATTTCTCGACCTTTCACACAACAATCTAACAGGAGATATCCCATTGGTGGTGATGGATGAACTCCATCATATGgatagcttcaatttctcttACAACAACCTTAGCTTTTGTGGGTCCCGGTTCCCACCGGAAACTCTTCAAGCTTCGTTCATAGGATCAACTAATAGCTGCCCCATTGCTGCCAACCCGGACTTCTTCAAGAAAAAAGCTCCAATGCATAGAGGGCTAAAGATTGCTCTGGCTCTGACCATCTCCATGGTGTTTTTGCTCGTGGGGTTGCTTGTGCTAGCATTTAGGTGTCGTAGAAAAACAAGAACGTGGGCGGTGAAGCAGGATTCTTACAAGGAGGAGCAGACCGTCGTCTCCGGGCCCTTCTCGTTTCAGACAGATTCAACCACTTGGGTGGCTGATGTTAAGCAGGCAACATCAGTGCCCGTAGTCATCTTTGAGAAGCCCTTGCTGAATTTTACATTCGCGGACTTGTTGTCTGCGACCTCTCATTTTGATAGGGGCACGTTGCTGGCAGAAGGGAGATTCGGGCCTGTCTACGGTGGATTGATGCCTGGGGGGTTACACGTTGCTGTTAAGGTTTTGGTTCATGGTTCCACGATGACAGACCACGAAGCTGCAAGGGAGCTTGAGTATCTCGGTCGAATCAAGCACCCTAATCTCGTTCCATTAACGGGATATTGCTTGGCTGGTGAGCAGAGGATTGCTATCTATGACTACATGGAGAACGGGAACTTGCAGAACTTGCTACACGATCTGCCACTCGGGATTCAAAGGACGGAAGATTGGAGCACAGACACATGGGAAGATGAGAACAACGGGATACAAAACGTTGGCCCTGAAGGGTCACTAATAACATGGAGGTTCAGGCATAAGGTCGCGCTTGGCACTGCTCGTGCACTTGCGTTCCTCCATCATGGCTGCATCCCTCCCATCATCCACAGAGACGTCAAAGCAAGCAGCGTCTATCTGGACTCAAACTTAGAGCCAAGGCTATCAGATTTCGGGATTTCAAAGATTTTTGGAAATGGAAGCGAAGATGAGATTGCTCGTGCATCCCCGGGGTATCTGCCACCAGAGTTTCTCGAGCAAGAAGGCAGCTCCTCACCGATGGCGCCAACGCCCATGTCAGACATATATGGATTCGGAGTAATCTTATTCGAGCTCATCACCGGGAAGAAGCCGGTTGAGGATGGTTATCAAGAAGCAAACTTAACTAGTTGGGTGAGGGGACTAGTGAGGAGGGACGAGGCATCACGAGCTATCGACCCCAAGATCCGTGGGACTGCACCAGACGCGCAGATCATTGAGGCTTTGAAGATCGGGTACCTTTGCACGGCCGAAATCCCTTCCAAGAGGCCAAGCATGCAACAGGTAGTTGGCCTGCTCAAGGATCTTGAACAAATTACACTACAGTAAACACATTTTGAACAAAATCATGCTCTAATTTCTTTTTATCAATTCCTTGTCTAGTTTATTTTTAGTATCACGAGCTCTATGGCGTCATGATTAGATGATTGTATATCATTTTGAGTTTTGCTTTCCTGACATTCTATCTATTATCCTCACCACTCTTTCATTGTACAAACTCTGGGGAATCTTACCAAGGTTGAGCTACTCGCATCTCACTTGCAATATTTTAATAACAATGAATAACTCTATAACTgctgaaaattaaataattagaaatgTGTAATTGAGGACAATGGTGAATTGGGCACTTCGATAGTTTTTTTTTGCATAATACCagtattccctctgtcccaaaTAAATTGAGTAAAAACTTTTaggcacagagattaagaaatgactaaatttgagtcaaaacttttggcacgaaaattaagaaattgtgttgaaaagtaagagaaaaaaataaagtagaaaaatgattaaattgagtcaaaacttttggacatgaagattaagaaaatgtgttgaaaagtaggagaaaatgataaagtagaaaaaataaagagGGAGTAAGTAGGtgatagaataaaataagagtgattaaatattttaaaatgactcaacttagttgaaacatctcaaaaaggaatacgactcaacttaagTTGGGATGAAGGAAATactattttgatatatataacACTTTGCTAGAGCACAGAGTTTTGTTGCATTTTTGACCGGCCTTCAGCAGAAAACCGGctgaaaattgaatttttaatttttaaaatttaaaaaaagtttcgTATTTATATCCCTAAATGCATTCACTCATCCTCATTTCTACTCAATTTAT is a window of Salvia splendens isolate huo1 chromosome 3, SspV2, whole genome shotgun sequence DNA encoding:
- the LOC121795709 gene encoding probable LRR receptor-like serine/threonine-protein kinase At2g24230 encodes the protein MGVGIFCYYSFLVVTLLIWPLVCQQPNTDESFLLEFFEKMGLNPPHKYGYSGSLCSWRGVVCDDGGENVVKLEASGVGLSGVIPDTTIGKLTKLESLDLSSNKITTLPSDFWSLGSLIKLNLSHNQISGSLSSNIGNFGNLQSLDLSFNIFNGSIPETFSSLSKLESLNLSDNGFESSVPLGILQCLNLVSVDLSENNLNGSLPSGFAAALPLLKFLSLAENEVVGRDSDFTGMKSVSYLNLSGNLFKGSVLGVFEGALEVVDLSRNQFQGHIPPQVNPTSTFNWSNLLYLDMSENELSGELFFTGLHHSMKLRHLNLAHNRFTKQDLFINADVLTHLDYLNLSATGLVGEIPSNISSLTSLATLDLSDNHLSSHIPPLVSKSLKFLDLSHNNLTGDIPLVVMDELHHMDSFNFSYNNLSFCGSRFPPETLQASFIGSTNSCPIAANPDFFKKKAPMHRGLKIALALTISMVFLLVGLLVLAFRCRRKTRTWAVKQDSYKEEQTVVSGPFSFQTDSTTWVADVKQATSVPVVIFEKPLLNFTFADLLSATSHFDRGTLLAEGRFGPVYGGLMPGGLHVAVKVLVHGSTMTDHEAARELEYLGRIKHPNLVPLTGYCLAGEQRIAIYDYMENGNLQNLLHDLPLGIQRTEDWSTDTWEDENNGIQNVGPEGSLITWRFRHKVALGTARALAFLHHGCIPPIIHRDVKASSVYLDSNLEPRLSDFGISKIFGNGSEDEIARASPGYLPPEFLEQEGSSSPMAPTPMSDIYGFGVILFELITGKKPVEDGYQEANLTSWVRGLVRRDEASRAIDPKIRGTAPDAQIIEALKIGYLCTAEIPSKRPSMQQVVGLLKDLEQITLQ